In the Malus domestica chromosome 16, GDT2T_hap1 genome, one interval contains:
- the LOC103402628 gene encoding probable histone chaperone ASF1A, with product MSAVNLTNVAVLDNPAAFLSPFQFEISYECLTPLKDDLEWKLTYVGSAEDETYDQMLESVLVGPVNVGNYRFVFQADPPDPSKIREEDIIGVTVLLLTCSYLGQEFVRVGYYVNNDYDDEQLREEPPSKVLVDRVQRNILADKPRVTKFPINFHPENNENAEQQNPHSPDHVTETRQLPSSPDRGTETKQPPPSPDHAAGTNIKGEELPLSTVPSVCVQ from the exons ATGAGCGCCGTCAACCTTACGAACGTCGCCGTTCTGGACAACCCGGCCGCTTTCCTCAGCCCTTTTCAGTTCGAAATATCGTACGAGTGCTTGACTCCCCTCAAAGACG ACTTGGAATGGAAGCTGACATACGTGGGATCTGCTGAAGATGAAACTTATGACCAAATGTTGGAGAGTGTGCTTGTTGGTCCTGTCAATGTTGGCAACTATCGTTTTGTCTTTCAG GCAGACCCTCCAGATCCGTCAAAAATACGTGAGGAAGATATCATTGGTGTCACGGTGCTGCTACTGACATGTTCATATCTGGGGCAGGAGTTTGTTAGAGTGGGGTACTATGTGAACAATGATTATGATGATGAACAGCTGAGGGAGGAACCTCCCTCTAAGGTGTTGGTTGATAGGGTTCAGAGAAACATTTTAGCTGACAAGCCGAGAGTCACAAAGTTCCCTATTAATTTTCATCCCGAGAACAATGAGAATGCGGAGCAACAAAACCCTCATTCTCCTGATCATGTAACTGAAACAAGGCAGCTCCCTTCTTCTCCTGATCGTGGAACTGAAACAAAGCAGCCCCCTCCTTCACCTGATCATGCAGCTGGAACAAACATCAAGGGTGAAGAACTACCCCTCTCAACTGTACCATCTGTTTGTGTGCAGTAG
- the LOC103402629 gene encoding protein DETOXIFICATION 16-like has product MAEVSSSVKTPLIPDHREFDGETIPSQRGIWRGGDVIEEAKLQLWLAGPLIAVSLLQYSLQVTSVMFVGHLGELALSSASMASSFASVTGFSVLLGMGSALETLCGQAYGAKQYHMLGVHMQRAMLTLLAVSIPLAVIWFYTSTILMALGQDHEISAEAGTFNRWMIPSLFAYSLLQCLNRFLQTQNNVFPMMISSGVTALLHIVVCWALCFKFGLGNKGAALAICISNWVNVVLLACYVQFSSACKNTWTGFSEEALNDIVSFVKLAISSAIMICFEYWSFEMVVLLSGLLPNPKLETSVLSISLNTCWMVYMISVGLGSAISTRVSNELGAGRPQGAQLALRVMTAMALLEGAGIATATVLVRFVWGKLYSNENEVIVYVARMMPLLALSDFLDGFQCVLSGAARGCGWQNLCVVINLGAYYVVGIPTAVLFAFFLHIGGMGLWMGIICGLLVQVTALVAVNLCTDWHEEATKAANSVQSTVLAIDKAT; this is encoded by the exons ATGGCAGAAGTGAGCTCGAGTGTTAAGACTCCTCTAATTCCAGATCATCGAGAATTTGATGGTGAAACAATACCATCTCAAAGAGGAATTTGGAGAGGTGGGGATgttattgaagaagcaaaattGCAGCTATGGCTGGCAGGGCCTCTGATTGCAGTGAGCTTGTTGCAGTACAGCTTACAAGTCACATCTGTCATGTTCGTTGGCCATCTTGGAGAGTTGGCACTCTCCAGTGCTTCCATGGCctcttcatttgcttctgtCACTGGTTTCAGTGTACTG CTGGGAATGGGAAGTGCATTAGAAACCCTATGTGGACAAGCCTACGGAGCCAAACAGTACCACATGCTTGGAGTCCACATGCAAAGAGCAATGCTTACACTATTAGCAGTAAGCATCCCCTTAGCAGTCATCTGGTTCTACACAAGCACCATTCTCATGGCTCTTGGCCAAGACCATGAGATATCTGCGGAGGCAGGAACCTTTAACCGCTGGATGATTCCGAGCCTGTTTGCCTATAGTCTCCTCCAATGCCTCAACAGATTTTTACAGACACAAAACAATGTGTTTCCAATGATGATCAGCTCTGGAGTCACAGCTCTTCTTCACATTGTGGTCTGTTGGGCACTTTGTTTTAAATTCGGACTGGGAAACAAAGGCGCAGCATTGGCAATTTGCATTTCGAATTGGGTTAATGTGGTGTTACTGGCATGTTACGTGCAGTTCTCGTCCGCCTGCAAGAACACTTGGACTGGATTTTCAGAAGAAGCCTTGAATGATATTGTCAGTTTTGTCAAACTTGCGATTTCATCAGCTATAATGATATG CTTCGAATATTGGTCTTTCGAAATGGTTGTTCTCTTGTCTGGTCTTCTCCCGAACCCAAAACTGGAAACATCCGTATTATCGATAAG CCTTAACACATGTTGGATGGTTTATATGATCTCAGTTGGTCTCGGCAGTGCTATAAG CACCAGAGTGTCGAATGAATTGGGAGCAGGACGGCCGCAAGGCGCGCAATTAGCTCTACGAGTCATGACTGCAATGGCTTTGTTAGAGGGTGCTGGAATCGCAACAGCAACGGTTTTGGTACGCTTTGTTTGGGGAAAGCTCTACAGCAATGAGAATGAAGTGATTGTATATGTTGCTAGAATGATGCCACTGCTTGCACTTTCCGACTTCTTGGATGGATTCCAATGTGTGCTTTCAG GGGCTGCCAGAGGGTGTGGATGGCAAAATCTTTGTGTAGTCATAAACCTTGGTGCTTACTATGTTGTCGGAATTCCTACTGCTGTGCTTTTTGCTTTCTTCCTCCATATTGGAGGCATG GGGCTTTGGATGGGGATCATTTGTGGGCTTCTTGTTCAAGTCACAGCACTTGTTGCAGTAAATTTGTGCACTGATTGGCATGAAGAG GCAACGAAAGCTGCGAATAGTGTCCAAAGTACTGTCTTAGCCATCGACAAGGCAACATAG
- the LOC103402630 gene encoding protein DETOXIFICATION 12-like, protein MEESLLLPKRREEEQQQRRYGTTSILTWTSFFEEVKRLGCIAGPMVAVILSQNLLQFISMMMVGHLGELALSSTAIAISLSNVTGLSVFLGMASALETLCGQAYGAEQYQKLGLQTYTAIFSLNLVCLPLSLIWIYMEKLLIFMGQDPVISREAGKFTIWLIPALFAYATLQPFIRYFQTQSLIIPMLISSCSTLLFHIPLCWLLVFKSGLNNLGGALAISISYWVNVILLALYMKFSAACSKTRAPISVEIFHGIGEFFRFAIPSAIMICLEWWSFELLILLSGLLPNPALETSVLSVCLQTISTLYGIPYGFGAAASTRVSNELGAGNPQGARIATFAAMFLAVTEASIITTTLFACRNVFGYTFSNEKEVIDYVTTMAPLVCLSVTLDSLQGVLSGIARGTGWQHIGAYINLGAFYLCGIPVAATLAFWVQLRGRGLWIGIQVGAFVQTMMLSLVTSCTNWEKQASMARERIFEGSPPQVNGLCDKAESNEF, encoded by the exons ATGGAAGAGAGCTTGCTGTTACCAAAACGCCGAGAAGAAGAGCAGCAACAGAGAAGATATGGTACTACAAGTATTCTAACATGGACTTCTTTCTTCGAAGAAGTGAAGAGGTTGGGATGCATAGCGGGACCCATGGTTGCCGTGATTCTATCTCAGAACTTGTTGCAGTTCATATCGATGATGATGGTCGGCCACCTGGGCGAGCTCGCTCTCTCCAGCACCGCCATCGCCATCTCCCTCTCCAACGTCACCGGCTTGAGTGTTTTC TTGGGAATGGCTAGTGCATTGGAAACTCTGTGTGGTCAAGCATATGGAGCAGAACAATATCAGAAACTTGGACTTCAAACTTACACTGCTATATTTTCTCTCAACTTAGTCTGCCTTCCATTATCTTTGATATGGATTTATATGGAGAAATTACTGATTTTCATGGGTCAAGACCCTGTAATTTCTCGTGAAGCCGGCAAGTTCACAATCTGGCTTATTCCCGCGCTATTCGCTTATGCCACTCTTCAGCCGTTCATTAGATACTTTCAGACACAAAGTTTAATAATTCCTATGCTCATAAGCTCGTGTTCGACGCTTCTGTTCCATATTCCTCTGTGTTGGCTTCTAGTATTCAAGTCTGGACTCAACAACCTTGGAGGAGCATTAGCAATCAGTATTTCATATTGGGTGAATGTGATTCTACTTGCATTATACATGAAGTTTTCTGCTGCCTGTTCCAAAACCCGAGCTCCAATTTCTGTGGAGATCTTCCATGGAATCGGAGAGTTCTTTCGCTTTGCCATCCCTTCTGCAATAATGATATG CCTTGAGTGGTGGTCATTTGAGCTGCTTATCTTGCTGTCTGGACTTTTACCAAATCCGGCTCTTGAAACTTCAGTTCTGTCTGTATG TCTGCAGACGATTTCGACGCTCTATGGAATACCTTATGGGTTTGGTGCCGCAGCAAG TACTAGAGTTTCAAATGAACTAGGAGCTGGTAACCCACAAGGTGCTCGAATTGCTACTTTTGCTGCGATGTTTCTTGCAGTCACAGAGGCAAGTATAATAACCACGACCCTCTTTGCCTGCCGGAATGTATTTGGTTACACTTTTAGCAATGAGAAAGAAGTCATCGACTATGTCACAACCATGGCTCCTCTAGTTTGCCTGTCTGTTACCCTAGACAGTTTGCAAGGGGTCCTTTCAG GTATTGCTAGAGGAACTGGGTGGCAGCATATAGGGGCTTACATAAACCTCGGAGCGTTTTATCTTTGTGGGATTCCAGTTGCAGCCACATTGGCTTTCTGGGTACAGCTGAGAGGAAGGGGCCTTTGGATTGGAATACAAGTTGGTGCTTTTGTGCAAACCATGATGCTCTCCTTAGTAACAAGTTGTACAAATTGGGAAAAGCAG GCAAGTATGGCAAGGGAGAGGATATTTGAGGGAAGCCCCCCACAAGttaatggcttgtgtgacaaggCAGAGAGTAACGAGTTTTGA
- the LOC103428468 gene encoding uncharacterized protein isoform X2, whose protein sequence is MTSGRTVLPLRFISISLAAPRVLIVQLFVGFSSSYSVVHVLLIVEGKKHGKAGSSICFHRFLELSLKLRIAGLCKKEIANSKAWVSCFLARDLCHGCSTKLASALSNQVVFWFFIPSHHFYKKYQIRFCLYGNMDCSGYVGEDGGEKYNWERYAERFTKHL, encoded by the exons ATGACCAGTGGGCGGACTGTTTTGCCCCTCCGTTTTATATCGATTTCCCTTGCTGCTCCCCGCGTCCTCATCGTGCAACTTTTCGTTGGATTTTCTTCCTCCTATAGTGTTGTACACGTGTTGCTCATAGTGGAAGGGAAGAAACATGGAAAAGCGGGCTCTTCCATTTGCTTCCACAGATTTCTCGAGCTCTCTCTCAAGCTCCGAATCGCTGGCCTCTGCAAGAAG GAAATCGCCAATTCGAAAGCTTGGGTTTCCTG CTTTCTCGCTAGAGATCTCTGCCATGGCTGCTCCACCAAACTGGCGTCCGCTCTTTCGAACCAG GTGGTGTTCTGGTTTTTCATTCCTTCTCATCACTTCTACAAGaa GTATCAAATTCGGTTTTGTTTGTATGGTAACATGGATTGCTCAGGTTACGTAGGAGAGGATGGAGGTGAGAAATACAATTGGGAAAGATATGCTGAGAGGTTTACAAAACACCTTTGA
- the LOC103428468 gene encoding uncharacterized protein isoform X1, whose amino-acid sequence MTSGRTVLPLRFISISLAAPRVLIVQLFVGFSSSYSVVHVLLIVEGKKHGKAGSSICFHRFLELSLKLRIAGLCKKEIANSKAWVSCFLARDLCHGCSTKLASALSNQVVFWFFIPSHHFYKKLVFFSAFKECLKKNCYVGEDGGEKYNWERYAERFTKHL is encoded by the exons ATGACCAGTGGGCGGACTGTTTTGCCCCTCCGTTTTATATCGATTTCCCTTGCTGCTCCCCGCGTCCTCATCGTGCAACTTTTCGTTGGATTTTCTTCCTCCTATAGTGTTGTACACGTGTTGCTCATAGTGGAAGGGAAGAAACATGGAAAAGCGGGCTCTTCCATTTGCTTCCACAGATTTCTCGAGCTCTCTCTCAAGCTCCGAATCGCTGGCCTCTGCAAGAAG GAAATCGCCAATTCGAAAGCTTGGGTTTCCTG CTTTCTCGCTAGAGATCTCTGCCATGGCTGCTCCACCAAACTGGCGTCCGCTCTTTCGAACCAG GTGGTGTTCTGGTTTTTCATTCCTTCTCATCACTTCTACAAGaagttagttttcttttctGCATTTAAAGAGTGTCTAAAGAAAAATT GTTACGTAGGAGAGGATGGAGGTGAGAAATACAATTGGGAAAGATATGCTGAGAGGTTTACAAAACACCTTTGA
- the LOC103428468 gene encoding uncharacterized protein isoform X3 — MTSGRTVLPLRFISISLAAPRVLIVQLFVGFSSSYSVVHVLLIVEGKKHGKAGSSICFHRFLELSLKLRIAGLCKKEIANSKAWVSCFLARDLCHGCSTKLASALSNQVVFWFFIPSHHFYKKLRRRGWR, encoded by the exons ATGACCAGTGGGCGGACTGTTTTGCCCCTCCGTTTTATATCGATTTCCCTTGCTGCTCCCCGCGTCCTCATCGTGCAACTTTTCGTTGGATTTTCTTCCTCCTATAGTGTTGTACACGTGTTGCTCATAGTGGAAGGGAAGAAACATGGAAAAGCGGGCTCTTCCATTTGCTTCCACAGATTTCTCGAGCTCTCTCTCAAGCTCCGAATCGCTGGCCTCTGCAAGAAG GAAATCGCCAATTCGAAAGCTTGGGTTTCCTG CTTTCTCGCTAGAGATCTCTGCCATGGCTGCTCCACCAAACTGGCGTCCGCTCTTTCGAACCAG GTGGTGTTCTGGTTTTTCATTCCTTCTCATCACTTCTACAAGaa GTTACGTAGGAGAGGATGGAGGTGA
- the LOC103428468 gene encoding uncharacterized protein isoform X4, with protein sequence MEKRALPFASTDFSSSLSSSESLASARRKSPIRKLGFPAFSLEISAMAAPPNWRPLFRTRWCSGFSFLLITSTRSYVGEDGGEKYNWERYAERFTKHL encoded by the exons ATGGAAAAGCGGGCTCTTCCATTTGCTTCCACAGATTTCTCGAGCTCTCTCTCAAGCTCCGAATCGCTGGCCTCTGCAAGAAG GAAATCGCCAATTCGAAAGCTTGGGTTTCCTG CTTTCTCGCTAGAGATCTCTGCCATGGCTGCTCCACCAAACTGGCGTCCGCTCTTTCGAACCAG GTGGTGTTCTGGTTTTTCATTCCTTCTCATCACTTCTACAAGaa GTTACGTAGGAGAGGATGGAGGTGAGAAATACAATTGGGAAAGATATGCTGAGAGGTTTACAAAACACCTTTGA
- the LOC139187486 gene encoding protein DETOXIFICATION 12-like, which produces MEESLLLPKRREDEQQQRRNSTTSILTWTSFFEEVKRLGCIAGPMVAVILSQSLLLVISMMMVGHLGELALSSSSIAISLSNVTGFSLFLGMASALETLCGQAYGAEQYQKLGLQTYTAIFSLNLVCLPLSLIWIYMEKLLIFMGQDPVISHEAGKFTIWLIPALFAYATLQPLIRYFQTQSLITPMLISSCVTLVFHIPLCWILVFKSGLNNLGGALAISISYWVNVILLALYMKFSAACSKTRVPISMEVFHGIREFFRFAIPSAIMICLEWWSFELLILLSGLLPNPALETSVLSVCLQTISTLYAIPFGFAAAASTRVSNELGAGNPQGARIATFAAMFLAVTETTITTTTLFACRNVFGYTFSNEKEVIDYVTTMAPLVCLAVTLDSLHGVLSGIARGTGWQHVGACINLGAYYLCGIPVAATLAFWVQLKGRGLWIGIQVGSFVQIILLSSITIGTNWEKQASKARKRIFEGTPPQVNGLCDKAESNEF; this is translated from the exons ATGGAAGAGAGCTTGCTATTACCAAAACGCAGAGAAGATGAGCAGCAACAGAGAAGAAATAGCACTACAAGTATTCTGACATGGACTTCTTTCTTCGAAGAAGTGAAGAGGTTGGGATGCATAGCGGGACCAATGGTTGCCGTGATTCTATCTCAGAGCTTGTTGCTGGTCATTTCGATGATGATGGTCGGCCACCTGGGCGAGCTCGCTCTCTCAAGCTCCTCCATCGCCATCTCCCTCTCCAACGTCACCGGCTTCAGTCTTTTC TTGGGAATGGCTAGTGCATTGGAAACTCTGTGTGGCCAAGCATATGGAGCAGAACAATATCAGAAACTTGGACTTCAAACTTACACTGCTATATTTTCTCTCAACTTAGTCTGTCTTCCTTTATCTTTGATATGGATTTATATGGAGAAGTTACTGATTTTCATGGGTCAAGACCCTGTAATTTCTCATGAAGCCGGCAAGTTCACAATCTGGCTTATTCCCGCGCTTTTCGCTTATGCTACTCTTCAGCCACTCATTAGATACTTTCAGACACAAAGTTTAATAACTCCTATGCTCATAAGCTCGTGTGTGACCCTTGTGTTCCATATTCCTCTGTGTTGGATTCTAGTATTCAAGTCTGGACTGAACAACCTTGGAGGAGCATTAGCAATCAGTATTTCATATTGGGTGAATGTGATCCTACTTGCATTGTACATGAAGTTTTCTGCTGCCTGTTCAAAAACCCGAGTTCCAATTTCTATGGAGGTATTCCATGGAATCAGAGAGTTCTTTCGCTTTGCCATCCCTTCAGCAATAATGATATG CCTCGAGTGGTGGTCATTTGAGCTGCTTATCTTGCTGTCTGGACTTTTGCCAAATCCGGCTCTTGAAACTTCAGTTCTGTCTGTATG TCTGCAGACGATTTCTACACTCTATGCAATACCTTTTGGGTTTGCTGCTGCAGCAAG TACTAGAGTTTCAAATGAACTAGGAGCTGGTAACCCACAAGGTGCTCGAATAGCTACTTTTGCTGCGATGTTCCTTGCAGTCACAGAGACAACTATAACCACCACCACGCTCTTTGCCTGCCGAAATGTATTTGGTTACACTTTTAGCAATGAGAAAGAAGTCATCGATTATGTCACAACCATGGCTCCTCTAGTTTGCCTGGCCGTTACCCTAGACAGTTTGCATGGGGTCCTTTCAG GTATTGCTAGAGGAACTGGGTGGCAGCATGTAGGGGCTTGCATAAACCTCGGAGCGTATTATCTTTGTGGGATTCCAGTTGCAGCCACACTGGCTTTCTGGGTACAGCTGAAAGGAAGGGGACTTTGGATTGGAATACAAGTTGGTTCTTTTGTGCAAATCATTCTGCTCTCTTCAATAACAATTGGTACAAATTGGGAAAAGCAG GCAAGTAAGGCAAGGAAGAGGATATTTGAGGGAACCCCCCCACAAGttaatggcttgtgtgacaaggCAGAGAGTAATGAGTTTTGA
- the LOC103402633 gene encoding protein DETOXIFICATION 12-like, translating into MEESLLLPKRREEEQQQRRNSTTSILTWTSFFEEVKRLGCIAGPMVAVILSQSLLLVISMMMVGHLGELALSSSAIAISLSNVTGFSLFLGMASALETLCGQAYGAEQYQKLGLHTYTAIFSLNLVCLPLSLIWIYMEKLLIFMGQDPVISREAGKFTIWLIPALFAYATIQPLIRYFQTQSLIIPMLISSCATLLFHIPLCWLLVFKSGLNNLGGALAISISYWVNAILLGLYMKFSATCSKTRAPISMEVFHGIGEFFRFAIPSAIMICLQWWSYELLILLSGLLSNPAFETSVLSVCLQTISTLYAIPYGFAAAASTRVSNELGAGNPQGARIATFSVMFLAVAEISIITTTLFACRNVFGYTFSNEKEVIDYVTTMAPLVCLAAALDSLQGVLSGIARGTGWQHIGAYINLGACYLCGIPVAATLAFWIQLRGRGLWIGIQVGAFVQTVMLSFVTISTNWEKQATKARERIFEGSPPQVNDLCDKAESNEF; encoded by the exons ATGGAAGAGAGCTTGCTATTACCAAAACGCAGAGAAGAAGAGCAGCAACAGAGAAGAAATAGTACTACAAGTATTCTGACATGGACTTCTTTCTTCGAAGAAGTGAAGAGGTTGGGATGCATAGCGGGACCCATGGTTGCCGTGATTCTATCTCAGAGCTTGTTGCTGGTCATTTCGATGATGATGGTCGGCCACCTGGGCGAGCTCGCTCTCTCAAGCTCCGCCATCGCCATCTCCCTCTCCAACGTCACCGGCTTCAGTCTTTTC TTGGGAATGGCTAGTGCATTGGAAACTCTGTGTGGTCAAGCATATGGAGCAGAACAATATCAGAAACTTGGACTTCACACTTACACTGCTATATTTTCTCTCAACTTAGTCTGTCTTCCTTTATCTTTGATATGGATTTATATGGAGAAGTTACTGATTTTCATGGGTCAAGACCCTGTAATTTCCCGTGAAGCCGGCAAGTTCACAATCTGGCTTATTCCCGCGCTTTTCGCTTATGCCACTATTCAGCCACTCATCAGATACTTTCAGACACAAAGTTTAATAATTCCTATGCTCATAAGCTCCTGTGCGACCCTTCTGTTCCATATTCCTCTGTGTTGGCTTCTAGTATTCAAGTCTGGACTCAACAACCTTGGAGGAGCATTAGCAATCAGTATTTCTTATTGGGTGAATGCGATTCTACTTGGATTGTACATGAAGTTTTCTGCTACCTGTTCTAAAACCCGAGCTCCAATTTCTATGGAGGTATTCCATGGAATCGGAGAGTTCTTTCGCTTTGCCATCCCTTCTGCAATAATGATATG CCTTCAGTGGTGGTCATATGAGCTGCTTATCTTGCTGTCTGGACTTTTATCAAATCCGGCTTTTGAAACTTCAGTTCTGTCTGTATG TCTGCAGACGATTTCGACACTCTATGCAATACCTTATGGGTTTGCTGCTGCAGCAAG TACTAGAGTTTCAAATGAACTAGGAGCTGGTAACCCACAAGGTGCTCGAATAGCTACTTTTTCTGTCATGTTTCTTGCAGTCGCAGAGATAAGTATAATAACCACGACCCTTTTTGCCTGCCGGAATGTATTTGGTTACACTTTTAGCAATGAGAAAGAAGTCATCGATTACGTCACAACCATGGCTCCTCTAGTTTGCCTGGCCGCTGCCCTAGACAGTTTGCAAGGGGTCCTTTCAG GTATTGCTAGAGGAACCGGGTGGCAGCATATAGGGGCTTACATAAACCTCGGAGCTTGTTATCTTTGTGGGATTCCAGTTGCAGCCACATTGGCTTTCTGGATACAGCTGAGAGGAAGGGGCCTTTGGATTGGAATACAAGTTGGTGCTTTTGTGCAAACCGTGATGCTCTCTTTTGTAACAATTAGTACAAATTGGGAAAAGCAG GCAACTAAGGCAAGGGAGAGGATATTTGAGGGAAGCCCCCCACAAGTTAATGACTTGTGTGACAAGGCAGAGAGTAATGAGTTTTGA